AGAGCTGACCAGGGCTGCATCTCCATTTGCCTTCCTGAGAGAAATACTCGACACATTGTGACCATCGAACAGTAgttaaagagacagacagacaggtgaTTGTGTAGGGGGAGGGACCGACTGACACCACTCACCGACCATGGACCTCATCGATAACAgattttattcattatttatttattacaaaagaaaaacaacaacctttAAACATATGATAAAACAAAAAGAACCTTCCAAAAGAAATATACCACcgctctgtacacacacacacacagagcagggccctgGGCCACACCCACTGTGAAAGGGCCCTAAGGAAGTCCGACCCCCAAACCTATAGGGACTAGGCAGCTACAACACCCCTTAATAACCTTTGAACGTCCCCATGTCATAAGCCAGACAAACCAAGGGGGGTCAGGGCCAGTGATTCCAGcccatgggaaggaaacaggaagggggagTGTGGAAAAGGAGAAAAGGCAGGGCACAGGTGCAGATGGAAGAGCCATTGGTGGCCTTGGTAGAGGTCTCCTAGTCCCAGTGCAATTTCTTCACACCTGGGATCAGCTCATTGGAGTGATTTATTGGGGTACCAGGGGCAGAGCCTGGGTAGAGCTCATTGCTATGGGAGATTGGACAATGTTGAGTGGAGAGAGAGTGGAAAAAGAGGGACCTCTGTCcctcttttggggggagggggagaaatcacTCAGTCCCCATCCTTTGCCTCCATACCCAGTTGTAAATCCCCTGCTGCCCCACAAGCCTCTCAAAGCCATTATACTTATGGGacccactagggggcagcagaaaACAGGACAAGTCCgacccctccagcagcagcatggaggGCAAGGAGCTATCTTTGCACATTCCCTCCCCACAGCATCATTCGCTCTGTGCTCGGTATGCCACAGTAGCTGCCGCCTGGTTGCCAGGTCCCTGCATCTTGCCGTTCACCACCAGCAGGAGTGGGGTATCCAGACGGATCCCAGGGAAGGAGAAGCTCTGGGGGTACCGTGAAGACAGAGAAGTCAGTCAGAAGGGTGGTTAACTCTGAATCCTACTGATGACTGTTTGCACATTATGGGTTGAAAAATTCCCCACCCATCTATGAGGCAGGGCAAATTCCACTGTTAACTCCTACTGATGGTGATTTTCATTTCATGTGCTGAGGTTTTTAAACCTGCCTAAGGGATCTGGGTGCCCAAATTTAACAAGTGTCAAGAGCCCAAATTCCCTAGGCAGCTGTAAAAAACCTGAAGAGCCAGTGTGTCGTCCTCCCACCTTCCTGCAGAAGACTGAGATGTGTTCTAGTGAGGGAGGAGGTGCCCAGTCTCCCAGCAACGGTGTGAAAATTAACTCTTTCCTTGCTGGGCAGTTAGTGGGCTTCTGCTTCCCTGGACATGGGAGTGATTATTGGGGTAGGGAAttgcaacccccctcccccaattcaaAGTCATTTCCTCTACCCCATAACAAGGGGGCTGGGAAAGACACATCGCCCCCATCGTACTGTGACAAAGGCCCCATCTGGCGTCTGTGGCCCTGTAACTGAGGTCTAACAGCTCACATAGGAAGTGATGCACGTAGCAGACAGGAAGTCTCGAGTTCATTCATGCCTTCCGCCAccacagtgggggtgggaagataCAACAGGTGGAGGGAGGGGCATGAGGAAAGGGTGGGGATTAATCTTTAAACTGACGAAGAGCTACAGTCCTATATCAACCTGCTATCTCTGGTGTCTTCCCATATCCCTCCACCCACAGGGCCAGGGCTAGGAATCCCACCAGCActaagccaggggcagggagGACCGAGCCACACTCACCTTGCCCTGGTGCTGGACGTGGTGATGCCGGAGATGCGGCTCAGGGATGGCCACTGAGTCGCCGATGAGCACACCCCAGCTCTGGACCATGTTATAAACAGTGACAGCAAAACAGGGGCCCTTGGAGTCAGCCAGGCCGAATGTGCTGCCAGAAAACCAGGCGAGAGTGTGAGTAAGGTGATGGGACAGGAGgtgaggggatggatggatggtgctGAGGATGCATAGATGGAAAGCCACATGGATGGCTATGAGAATGGCTGGATGGGTGTACGGAACTGAGGAAACGGATGGATGGAGTTCAGGACACACAGATGGACAGAGCTCAGAATGGACAGAGCTCAGGACTGACAGATGTGTAGCAGGAGAATAGGCAACATCAACAGAAAGCACTGAAGTTGGAGGGATGGGAAGATGGTACTCACAAGGGCACCTTCTCATCCGTGGTGAGGCTGAAGATCACCCTTCCCAGCACTACGGCCCCCGTGTTCACACCTGGCTGTAGGGCACTCAGAAGCCGATGCTCCAGTGCCACCTTCTGGCCTGAGGACCCCTGGTACCGCCCATCCCCACAGGGGCCCAGCTGGGATGGGCGCAGGCTTCCCAACATGCTCTGCAGCTTCTTAACCTTCACTTTGCCCtgcagggggaggaaggagagcaggGTCACTGACTGAGACATGTCTCCCTGTAGGCCAgccagggaagggcagggagcaggggagatgCTCTACCTTGTTCTCCAGGAGACTGGTGAGTCGCTCCAGGAAATCCAGAAGCTGCTGGTGGCGCTGCTGGGGTTCGGGCCAGGTTGGATCAAGGGCCGCAGCATGGGAAAACCCCTCCAGGGCCTCCGTGTAATTCTCCTCATATTTATGCAGCTATCCCAAGTGAAACACAGCATAGTGCTACTGTTACAGCAGTGGGGCttggcaccaggactcctgggttctgttgcaGGCCTgagggggtctagtgggttagagtgagggggctgggagcaagcaCTCCTGGTTTCCATTCCTGGCTCAAAGTGTGAGGGGAGTAGGGAGAAGCCCCTACTGGGTTAGAGCAGCGTGCGCAgggaatcaggattcctgggttcaattcctggctctgggaggagagtggggtctagtggttagccAGAAAGTAGCAGTGACGCACACACACTGGAGCAGGGCTCATTtcttccagcagggggcagcaggcacAGGGACACAGAGCCCCCTAAAACCACACTGGGACACTGATGCTGGCACTGCCTCCCAGGGGAGAgtgcccctcctgagcccctgACACCTTTCAGTCAcaccttccactcccctccctcccaccttctCACCGTAGCTCTGTTGAGGTGCAGGTCCGGGTTACAGGATGCTGTAGGATCCACCTTTTCCTAGTGTGGAGAGGAAATCAACAtcagagcgccccctgctgagccttctgccctgctccctgcagcacagggctCCCTTGCAACCAGCAGAAGACAGGGCAGTACCTACCGCCTGGGCATAGGCACTTAGGGCCTGCTGGGAGATACTGGGGTTCTGGCCGGTGTTGAAAAACAGCGAGAGGTAGGCATTTCCCAAGATGTCTGCGGCAGAGAGACACAGAGGTTAGCACGGAGAACACACGGACATCAAAGAAGATGAACAGCTGGCTGGTTGGAGGCATATAGCTGTGAATAGAGGATTAAATGGATGACTACAGCTGAGGATGGGTGGAGAGATGGTTATAGCTGAGGATGGACAGACTGAGGCATATAGCTGAGGGGAATGGATGGCTACAGCTAAGGATGGAGGGATGGCGGGACACTGAGGATGGAGGTTgaatggatggagggatggatatAGCTGAGGATGGTGGGTTGAATGGAGGGATGGTGAGACATAGCTGAAAATGGAGGATTGAATGTAGGGATATTGCTGGGGTACATTATCCTCCCCACAGAGTCAGGTGAAGGGCAGGAAGTTGCAGAGCATACTGAGAAGCCTGAGCCCTTCCCAACTGGTACAATGTTGGGTCCCAGTGTCCCTTGAAGCAGGGAGTTAACAGGAGCGGTGcctgggggcaggaaaggggctgTCACTCACACCACGAGCGGCCATCCCGCATATCCATCTGGACAGCCAGCTTGGCCTGCCGGACACTGTCCATGACATTCTGGGCGTGCTGCTCTGTGCTCTCGGCTCGCAGCTGCCGCAGCACCATCGACAGATTCTGCAGCGAGACCTTGTTCTTCCGCTGTGGAGGAGACACGGAGCCAGGGTCAGCGACTCAGCCCGGCTTCTCGCCTCCCGTCCTCTGCCTTCAGATCAGCCAGCCTTGTCTCTCCTTCCCTCCGCACCCCTCAATCGGCCCTTCGGCCCAACCAGCcctgtctccccttcccaggATCAGTCCCTCAGCCCagtccccacctctccccccagatCGGCCCCTTGGCCCCAGCTACCCAGCCCTCCAATGGGCAGCTGGGTCTCTCCCCTTTCTATCCCTGGTATTGGCCACCCCAGCCCACCGGTATGCCTGGAGGTGGAACTCACATGCCCCAGGGCCCCAGAGAAGCAGGTGTGGGCTGCTGTGATGTCACCCTTTTTCCAGTAGGCCTCGCCCAGCTGGTTCCAGGCCTCCACCAGCTCCGGGTCCAGCTTCACAGCCTTGGCCAGCAGCTCCTCAGCCTCGGGATTGTAGTCAGGTGTAATGTTCAGAGCCTTCCCCTTCAGCATCAACGCCTGAGCCCGGCCCTGGGAACAGCCTGGAGAGATAGAGCCGCAAAGGGAGGGCATAGCCTGTGGCTCAAATCCCCTCCGGCCCCAGGGCATTGGGCTGGCTGGGTCAGGGAGTGAGGAATGTGGCATGAGGCCTTTCCCTTCTAGGGAGTGCCAGCTCCAATCCAGCCCCAGGGGGCCCTAGGTCTGGCTGgctcatgggggtggggaatgggatacCAGGTTTTCCCCTCTAGGGGAGGGCTTGCATTTCCCTCTTATACCCGGTTACCATCTATCTCGCCCATCTGCTGTAGTGTTTTCTCCATTTCCTCCACCACGTCCTGCTGCTTTCTCCCAGCATCCTCCATGCTGTGGCTTTCAAAGTAGTGATCCCGGAAATAGTACAGGCCATCGACCAATTCCTGTGAGGATGAGGGACAGGTGGAtgagagaggcaggggtgggaaggagcACATCAGTAAACTACACCCTAGCAGCAGCTGCCTAAGGGGGCATGTAGCCTGgcagttaaggcactggactagcaCTCAAGAAACCTGCGTTCAAAGCCCAGTTTTACCGGAGACTATGCCTGTAACCTTGGGTAAGTCAGTAGGCTAGgaatttcaaaggagcctaaaggaATGAGGCCCCCAAATGACACTGAAAGCCAACTGAGCTCCTAACTCCTTTGGCCTCATTTGCAAATCCCTGTAACTGAATCTCTCCATGcctaggttgggattttcaaagctggctAAGGAATCTGGAAATCAGTTCCCATTATTATATGTATTACCATAGCGCCTAGGagcccagtcatggcccagggctcctttgtgctagatgctgtacaaacacaaaaaagaaaaaaggaggacttgtggcaccttagagactaaccaatttatttgagcataagcttctgaaacctgtacaaacacagaacaaaatggctGTCCCAGCTCCAGAGAGCTAATTCCTGGGAACTGGGCTTCCCAATCCAATACGCTGTTCTGATCTCATCAATTTTTAGATGACAAGCTCTTCAGGGAGGCACTGTCTCACTGTGGGTCTGTGCAGCATCCGGCACAATGGGCCCTCACTTCAGTCAGGGTCttggcagcacctggcacaacaggATTCCGATCTTATTAGAGGTCTGTGCGGTACCAGCACAGCGAGGCCATGATCACACTTGGGTATCATTCTAAGTGCCCAGAGGATCAATCTGTAGATATGAGCCCTATCACCTGACGTATCACCTGTGCAGCCTCTCATGGCTTTCACCAcggttattattaataatatgtCTTATGGTAGCTCTTGTCCAACGTCAGAGCGCACATTGTgccgggcactgcacagaccccgaccgagatcagggcccccactgtgcagggcgctgcacagaccccgaccgagatcagggcccccactgtgcagggcgctgcacagaccccgaccgagatcagggcccccactgtgcagggcgctgcacagaccccgaccgagatcagggcccccactgtgcagggcgctgcacagaccccgaccgagatcagggcccgcattgtgccgggcgctgcacagaccccgaccgagatcagggcccccactgtgccgggcgctgcacagaccccgaccgagatcagggcccccattgtgccgggcgctgcacagaccccgaccgagatcagggcccccattgtgccgggcgctgcacagaccccgaccgagatcagggcccccattgtgccaggcgctgcacagaccctgacagAGGCCCCCtattgtgccgggcgctgcacagacacagtggGAGACAGACCCTGCTCTGAAAAGCTCCCCTGTCTAAACAGGCAAAGGAATGACCATCTCCCCATTTTATAAacagggaaagtgaggcacagagggggaagtgacCTCCCCAAGCTCAATGGTGGAAGTGGAAATGGGACCCAAGTCTAGTGCCCCAGATGGCCTCTTAAAGCCGCAAATCTCAGTGACCCTAACACAGTCAGattcctcccccctccatctGCTAATGATTTTAATTACAAACCCAATACACAGTTGATAAAGGCAGTGTACAAATGTTACATCCCAGGGCATTTTACAGGCTGTTTCCCATTACAGGCCTGTTATTTGCACCCATCTTGGGCTGGGGACTTTAAAGAGCAAAAGGAAAATGGCTAAACCCACCCAgatgctgagagagagagtgcagggaAAAACACATGACAAAGGGAAGAGGTTAATTCACACACAGGGATTGCAAAAGCAGAAGGCACTGTAAGGGAGATATAGGGCAAGGCtccgtgtgtgtgtctgtgcatgtaACAAaaggatttgtgtgtgtgcacctctctgtgtTTGTGCAGGAATCAGTGTGTGTGTCATTGTGTGGGTGCATCGTGTGCGAGCAGGGATCAGTGTGTGCGCAGGGATGAgtgacggggtgtgtgtgtgtttttgtgcagGGATCAGAATGTGTGTCGtgtttcattgtgtgtgtgtgcacgcagggATCAGTGCACGTGCATCGGTGTGTGTCTGTGCTTTGCTCGTGTGTGCACACTgctttgtgtgtctgtatgtgtgtgcatatCTGTGTGCGTACGGGGCGATCGGAGTGTCTGtgccttgctgtgtgtgtgtctcacagCCCGCAGCAGCCGGCAGACGCAGAGTTCGCGCCCCCGGCCGTGGCCACTCAGCCAGGCAGCAGCCCCCCCGGTACCTGCAGGGTTTGCAAGGCCTGGCGGCTTCCTCCGGCTCCCTCCTCAGCCATGATTGCGAGCTGAGCTGAGCTCCGCCCCTCCCTGCGCCTCGGCGCCTCGGCGCGCTCCGGGCTGGGCTGCGGGCCGAGCAGGGACATCTACAGGGTCGGCGGGGGAATGCTGCACAGCCCGctggctctccctcccccgcGCCCGCAACCACGCCCTtgccacaccccccagacacagagccccgcatcgcgacaccccccagacacacagccccgcattgctctgcaccccccagacacagagccccgcatcgcgacaccccccagacacacagccccgcattgctctgcaccccccagacacacagcccctgcatcgcgacaccccccagacacacagccccgcattgctctgcaccccccagacacacagccccgcatcgcgacaccccccagacacacagccccgcatcgcgacaccccccagacacacagccccgcattgctctgcaccccccagacacacagccccgcattgctctccaccccccagacacagagccccgcatcgcgacaccccccagacacacagccccgcattgctctccaccccccagacacagagccccgcatcgcgacaccccccagacacacagccccgcatcgctctgcaccccccagacacacagccccgcatcgctctgcaccccccagacacacagcccctgcatcgctctgcaccccccagacacacagcccctgcaccgcgacaccccccagacacacagcccctgcatcgctctgcaccccccagacacacagccccgcattgctctgcaccccccagacacacagccccgcattgctctccaccccccagacacagagccccgcatcgcgacaccccccagacacacagccccgcatcgctctgcaccccccagacacacagccccgcatcgctctgcaccccccagacacacagccccgcatcgctctgcaccccccagacacacagcccctgcatcgctctgcaccccccagacacacagcccctgcaccgcgacaccccccagacacacagcccctgcatcgctctgcaccccccagacacacagccccgcatcgctctgcaccccccagacacacagcccctgcatcgctctgcaccccccagacacacagccccgcattgctctgcaccccccagacacacagccccgcatcgcgacaccccccagacacacagccccgcatcgcgacaccccccagacacacagccccgcattgctctccaccccccagacacacagccccgcatcgcgacaccccccagacacacagccccgcattgctctgcaccccccagacacacagccccgcatcgcgacaccccccagacacacagccccgcattgctctgcaccccccagacacacagccccgcatcgcgacaccccccagacacacagccccgcatcgctctgcaccccccagacacacagccccgcatcgctctgcaccccccagacacacagccccgcatcgctctgcaccccccagacacacagcccctgcatcgctctgcaccccccagacacacagcccctgcaccgcgacaccccccagacacacagcccctgcatcgctctgcaccccccagacacacagccccgcatcgcgacaccccccagacacacagccccgcattgctctgcaccccccagacacacagcccctgcatcgcgacaccccccagacacacagccccgcattgctctgcaccccccagacacacagccccgcatcgcgacaccccccagacacacagccccgcatcgcgacaccccccagacacacagccccgcatcgcgacaccccccagacacacagccccgcattgctctgcaccccccagacacacagccccgcatcgcgacaccccccagacacacagcccctgcatcgcgacaccccccagacacacagccccgcatcacgacaccccccagacacacagcccctgcaccacgacaccccccagacacacagccccgtatcgctctgcaccccccagacacacagccccgcattgctctgcaccccccagacacacagccccgcatcgcgacaccccccagacacacagccctgcatcgcgacaccccccagacacacagccccgcattgctctgcaccccccagacacacagccccgcatcgctctgcaccccccagacacacagcccctgcaccgcgacaccccccagacacacagccccgcatcgctctgcaccccccagacacacagccctgcatcgctctgcaccccccagacacacagctcctgcatcgcgacaccccccagacacacagccccgcattgctctgcaccccccagacacacagccccgcattgctctgcaccccccagacacacagccccgcatcgcgacaccccccagacacacagcccctgcaccgcgacaccccccagacacacagccccgcattgctctgcaccccccagacacacagcccctgcatcgcgacaccccccagacacacagcccctgcaccgcgacaccccccagacacacagccccgcatcgcgacaccccccagacacacagcccctgcatcgcgacaccccccagacacacagccccgcatcgcgacaccccccagacacacagccccgcattgctctgcaccccccagacacacagcccctgcaccgcgacaccccccagacacacagccctgcatcgctctgcaccccccagacacacagcccctgcaccgcgacaccccccagacacagagccccgcatcgcgacaccccccagacacacagccccgcattgctctgcaccccccagacacacagccccgcatcgcgacaccccccagacacacagccccgcattgctctgcaccccccagacacacagccccgcatcgc
This genomic interval from Lepidochelys kempii isolate rLepKem1 chromosome 13, rLepKem1.hap2, whole genome shotgun sequence contains the following:
- the TTC5 gene encoding tetratricopeptide repeat protein 5 isoform X1 encodes the protein MSLLGPQPSPERAEAPRRREGRSSAQLAIMAEEGAGGSRQALQTLQELVDGLYYFRDHYFESHSMEDAGRKQQDVVEEMEKTLQQMGEIDGCSQGRAQALMLKGKALNITPDYNPEAEELLAKAVKLDPELVEAWNQLGEAYWKKGDITAAHTCFSGALGHRKNKVSLQNLSMVLRQLRAESTEQHAQNVMDSVRQAKLAVQMDMRDGRSWYILGNAYLSLFFNTGQNPSISQQALSAYAQAEKVDPTASCNPDLHLNRATLHKYEENYTEALEGFSHAAALDPTWPEPQQRHQQLLDFLERLTSLLENKGKVKVKKLQSMLGSLRPSQLGPCGDGRYQGSSGQKVALEHRLLSALQPGVNTGAVVLGRVIFSLTTDEKVPFTFGLADSKGPCFAVTVYNMVQSWGVLIGDSVAIPEPHLRHHHVQHQGKSFSFPGIRLDTPLLLVVNGKMQGPGNQAAATVAYRAQSE
- the TTC5 gene encoding tetratricopeptide repeat protein 5 isoform X2; this translates as MELVDGLYYFRDHYFESHSMEDAGRKQQDVVEEMEKTLQQMGEIDGCSQGRAQALMLKGKALNITPDYNPEAEELLAKAVKLDPELVEAWNQLGEAYWKKGDITAAHTCFSGALGHRKNKVSLQNLSMVLRQLRAESTEQHAQNVMDSVRQAKLAVQMDMRDGRSWYILGNAYLSLFFNTGQNPSISQQALSAYAQAEKVDPTASCNPDLHLNRATLHKYEENYTEALEGFSHAAALDPTWPEPQQRHQQLLDFLERLTSLLENKGKVKVKKLQSMLGSLRPSQLGPCGDGRYQGSSGQKVALEHRLLSALQPGVNTGAVVLGRVIFSLTTDEKVPFTFGLADSKGPCFAVTVYNMVQSWGVLIGDSVAIPEPHLRHHHVQHQGKSFSFPGIRLDTPLLLVVNGKMQGPGNQAAATVAYRAQSE